The following are encoded in a window of Lentimicrobiaceae bacterium genomic DNA:
- a CDS encoding M14 family metallopeptidase produces the protein MKKSITILFLSFLYFLGFSQNPIWDTYYEKSGCTETPRYDETIKYCKQLVDYSPLIHYDIFGKSPQGRDIPALIIDKNKNFTPETVRNSGNAVVLIQACVHPGEPDGKDAGLMLIRDLVINNKYPGLLDHLTILFIPIFNVDGHERFGPYNRINQDGPKEMGWRVTAQNLNLNRDYMKADAPEMKAWLKLFNRWLPDFTVDCHVTDGADYQYVLTYGLELYGNMDAKLTAWTKDVYLQSVEKKMEEAKLPMFPYVSFREWHDPRSGLVVNVAPPMLCGGYCAIQNRPCLLIETHMLKDYKTRVEATYELLKQTALLLNKEYKSLIKLTKEADRNTVSETFRNKYFPVAFRESFADSTQVSFKGVQYEAVKSDLSGGLWFQYDKTKPETFMITMFNHPVVEDSVLLPAAYILPPEWISIIELLGIHSIDYKILKAPTKIKITAYRFKNPKWSEKPYESRHRLEVNYDATEEERMFPAGSVVVKTDQRSAKVIAHFFEPKAFDSFISWGFMDAIFEQKEYGETYVLEVLARKMLAENLDLKNEFEEKMKNEPEFAKDSWGILNWFYSKSPYWDRAVNKYPVGKIVSSEVLQSLPVE, from the coding sequence ATGAAAAAATCTATTACTATACTGTTTTTAAGCTTTTTATATTTTTTAGGCTTTTCGCAGAATCCCATCTGGGATACTTATTACGAAAAAAGCGGTTGTACCGAAACGCCGCGGTACGATGAAACTATTAAATATTGCAAACAGCTTGTAGATTATTCGCCTTTAATACATTATGATATTTTTGGCAAAAGCCCTCAGGGAAGAGATATTCCGGCGCTGATCATTGATAAAAATAAAAATTTCACTCCTGAAACTGTCAGAAATTCAGGAAATGCCGTGGTGCTTATTCAGGCGTGTGTACATCCCGGAGAACCAGATGGTAAAGACGCAGGATTGATGTTAATTCGTGATTTAGTGATCAATAATAAATATCCCGGTTTGCTCGACCATCTTACTATTTTATTTATCCCAATTTTTAATGTAGATGGGCATGAAAGATTTGGCCCTTACAATCGCATCAATCAGGATGGACCAAAGGAAATGGGTTGGAGGGTTACCGCCCAAAATCTCAACCTGAACCGGGACTACATGAAAGCCGATGCCCCGGAAATGAAAGCCTGGCTGAAACTTTTTAACCGTTGGTTGCCGGATTTTACGGTGGATTGCCATGTTACTGACGGTGCAGATTATCAATATGTTTTAACATATGGCTTGGAACTATACGGAAACATGGATGCTAAACTTACTGCATGGACAAAAGATGTTTATCTTCAGTCCGTTGAAAAGAAAATGGAAGAGGCTAAATTACCAATGTTCCCTTATGTTTCTTTTCGGGAATGGCATGACCCAAGAAGTGGGTTAGTTGTAAATGTCGCACCCCCAATGCTTTGCGGTGGATATTGTGCTATACAAAACCGTCCCTGCCTGCTCATCGAAACCCACATGCTGAAAGATTATAAAACCAGAGTGGAGGCAACTTATGAATTGCTGAAACAAACAGCTTTACTTTTAAATAAAGAATACAAAAGCCTTATAAAACTAACTAAGGAAGCCGACCGGAACACTGTTTCAGAAACATTTCGTAACAAGTATTTTCCGGTTGCTTTTCGAGAATCTTTTGCCGACAGCACCCAGGTGTCCTTTAAAGGAGTGCAATATGAAGCAGTTAAAAGTGATCTAAGCGGAGGGTTATGGTTTCAGTACGATAAAACAAAACCGGAAACTTTTATGATCACCATGTTTAACCATCCCGTAGTGGAAGATTCTGTTTTACTCCCGGCCGCCTATATTCTTCCTCCGGAATGGATAAGTATTATTGAACTACTCGGCATTCATTCAATAGATTATAAAATTTTAAAAGCACCTACGAAAATAAAGATTACCGCTTACCGGTTTAAAAATCCAAAATGGAGTGAAAAACCTTACGAAAGCCGTCATCGTTTGGAAGTTAATTATGATGCAACGGAAGAAGAAAGAATGTTCCCTGCCGGATCTGTTGTGGTGAAAACGGATCAGCGTTCTGCAAAGGTAATAGCACATTTTTTTGAACCAAAAGCTTTTGACAGCTTTATTTCCTGGGGTTTTATGGATGCTATTTTTGAGCAGAAGGAATACGGCGAAACTTATGTTTTGGAAGTTCTTGCACGAAAGATGCTGGCGGAAAATCTGGATTTGAAAAACGAATTTGAGGAAAAAATGAAAAACGAACCTGAATTTGCCAAAGATTCCTGGGGTATCTTAAATTGGTTTTATAGTAAATCGCCTTACTGGGATAGGGCAGTAAATAAATATCCTGTGGGTAAAATTGTTTCTTCAGAAGTTTTGCAGTCGTTACCTGTTGAATAA